The Francisella hispaniensis FSC454 genome includes the window TCCATAATACCTGGACCTCCGCCTGTTATTACAGCGAAACCATGATCTGACAATGATTTGGCAAGTTTTACAGTGTCTTTGTAGTATCTATCATCTTTTGAAATTCTCGCAGAACCAAATATGCTAATAGCAGGAGCTATCTTGCCTAATCTTTCATATCCCTCAACAAGCTCGGATGATATTTTCATGATATCCCAACTTGCTTTAGCTTTATCAAAGCCCATATCGCTAGATGGTGCTGATACTATCTTTTTTCCTTTCCATAGCATATGAAATCACCTAAAATTAAACTAGTGTTTTATTTTTTGATTAACTATAATTATATATTAGTTTATGTTGCTAATACTAGAGAGTGTTGACTTAAATAATCTAAGTAGTAGATAAAGGTCAACCAGATTTAGTTATGTAGTTTTGAGCTAAAAAGCTGATAAAAATTATCACAAAAATTATGGTCAATTTTGTGATTTAAATAGAAGAGCTTTTTAGAACTATTATAAAATTATTTAGTAACTAAAATTTTGACAATAAATCCACAAAGGAGATGTAAATATGGGTTTTCTAGCAGGAAAAAAAATATTAATCACAGGACTTTTAAGTAATAAATCAATTGCTTATGGTATCGCCAAAGCTATGCATAGAGAAGGAGCTGAGCTTGCTTTTACTTATGTTGGGCAATTCAAAGATAGAGTAGAAAAATTATGCGCAGAATTCAATCCAGCAGCGGTTTTACCTTGCGATGTGACTTCTGATCAAGAGATTAAAGATTTATTTGTAGAGTTAGGTAAAGTTTGGGATGGTCTAGATGGTATTGTTCATTCTATAGCTTTTGCGCCGCGTGATCAGTTGGAGGGTAATTTTATTGACTGTGTAACTCGTGAAGGTTTTAGTATTGCTCATGATATCAGTGCTTATTCTTTTGCAGCACTAGCTAAAGAAGGTCGTAGTATGATGAAGAATCGTAATGCTTCTATGGTTGCACTTACTTATATTGGAGCAGAAAAAGCTATGCCAAGTTATAACACTATGGGTATTGCTAAAGCATCTCTAGAAGCTACAGTTAGATATACAGCTTTAGCTTTAGGTGAGGATGGTATTAAGGTAAATGCTGTATCAGCTGGTCCTATCAAAACTCTCGCAGCTTCTGGTATATCAAACTTTAAGAAGATGCTTGATTATAATGCTATGGTTTCTCCACTTAAGAAGAATGTTGATATTATGGAAGTTGGTAATACTGTGGCGTTTTTATGCTCAGATATGGCAACTGGTATCACTGGAGAAGTTGTCCATGTTGATGCTGGATATCATTGTGTCTCTATGGGTAATGTTCTTTAAACAAAATTATCATCTCAATAAATTCTATTTAAATAACTTCTTTATTTATCACTAATTAATTTAGCTTTTCATACTCATACTATACTATAAGTTAAAGCTAATAATTTTGAATTTTAAGGATTGTTGACCTGTAGCTAACTAGACACAAAAAGGTCATGCTGAATTTATTCTAGAATCTCACTATAAGCATTGATTCTATTGAGATCTTGAAACTAGTTCAGGAAGAATATACTACTTTTATACCTAGTAGGCTATAATTAGATTAAGATATTTAGTACTTTGATAAGTTCATCACTAGTTAGTTTTTAATCTGATATATAAGCTTCACGTCTGGCAAATATTTTTACTAATGATTTAAACTATTGCATGTGTTTTATCTAAGTCCAAGTTTGATAAGATCATGCATTGTTATTATACCTAGTATATTATAGTCATTGTCGACTACTGCTAGACTTGTGATTTCATATTTTTCCATTTTTTCGAGGGCAGTTATTGCCATTTCTTCTTTCGAAATTGTTTTAGGATTTTTTGTCATAACTTCTGAGATACTTCGCTGCGAATTAAAATTCTCTGCTTCAAACATTCTTCTTAAGTCACCATCTGTAAAAATACCTAAAAGCTTGCTATTTTCGATAATTAGGGTACTTCCAACACCTTTATCACTTATTTCTAATATTGCTTTACGGATATTATCGCTCGGTTTAACTATTGGTATCTCATTACCTTTACGCATGATATTTTCAACTTTTAAAATTAGCTTTCTACCTAAGGCACCATTAGGATGTGAAAAAGCAAAATCTTTTACTGAGAAGTTTTTTGCCTTAAGTAATGCAACCGCTAAAGCATCACCTAGTACTAAAGTTGCTGTAGTGCTCGATGTCGGAGCAAGATTAAGTGGGCATGCCTCTTTGTCAACATGTAGATTAAGAGTGACATCACTATTTCTAGCAAGTATTGATTTTGGGTTACTAGTAATAGCAATTATTGGAATATCAAGGTATTTTATCATTGGCATTAATCCCATGATCTCAGAGGATGTACCAGAGTTTGAAATAGCTATTAATACATCATTTTTAGTAATCATGCCAAAATCACCGTGACCAGCCTCACCCGGGTGTACAAAAAAAGCAGGTGTGCCAGTACTAGCGAATGTTGCAGCCATTTTTTTACCGATATGACCTGATTTACCCATACCTGTTATTATTACTCGACCTTTATCACGATTATTTTTTAAAATAATCTCACACGCTTTTTCGAAATTCTCATCAATAGAGTTTTTTAATTTTTCTAATGTTTCTATCTCTAAACGGAATGTTTCTACAGCATTGTAAATATGGTTAGTCATCCTAATCTCCAAAACTAATAAGTGATAAATCTTTTTAACTAAGATTTATTGACACAAATTTATATTATATAACCAAATTTTACTTTCAATATGATAGAATTTTCAAGTATATTAAGATATTAAAACTAGCTATATGAAACATATTCAAATAAATCCTTCTATACTCTCTGCGGATCTTGCTAGACTGGGTGATGATGTCAAGGCCGTTTTAGCAGCAGGTGCAGATAATATCCATTTTGATGTTATGGATAATCACTATGTGCCTAACCTGACATTTGGACCGATGGTACTTAAAGCGTTGAGAGATTATGGTGTAACCGCTGGTATGGATGTTCACCTTATGGTTAAACCTGTAGATACTTTGATTGAAAGTTTTGCTAAAGCTGGAGCAACTAGCATTGTTTTTCATCCTGAAGCGAGTGAGCATATTGATAGAAGTTTACAACTAATTAAATCTTTTGGTATCCAAGCTGGACTTGCTCTAAATCCTGCTACTGGTATAGATTGTTTGAAGTATGTTGAGAGTCATATTGATAGGGTGCTGATAATGTCAGTAAATCCTGGTTTTGGTGGGCAAAAATTTATTCCAGCTATGCTTGATAAAGCCAAAGAGGTTTCGCAATGGATTAAGTCTACAGCTAGAGATATCTTGCTAGAGATAGATGGTGGTGTAAATCCGCACAATATTGCTGAAATAGCAGCTTGTGGTGTAAATGCCTTTGTTGCGGGTTCAGCTATTTTTAATTCTGACAGCTATAAACAAACTATTGATAAGATGAGAGATGAGCTCAATAAAATTTAATTTAGCATTCACTCTCAAAACAATAGAGCTAGTAATATCTGTAATAATTGTATTACTGAGTTACTTTATACCTTTGCATCTACTACATTATGATACTAGTAATTTTAGTAGCTTTAATTTTATGGTAGTTTTTATAGCAGCAACATCTTTACTAGTTTTTCTTATCGCTGAGTATACTAATGGTGAAAAAGTATCTAAATCAAGAAATGTTCTAAAAGTTTTATTATGTGGATTAGCTATCGCGATTATTATAACATCGCTAGCATTCTTTTTAAGAGGATTCTCATTTCCACGTAGCTTGATTATTTTGGGCTTTTTACTACAACTTGTTATGCTATCTATATCACGTAATCTTTTTAGATGGTTGATAAGAAATACTAGCTATAGCAAAATCCTAATTATTGGTTTAGATCAGGAAAGAGAATGGCTTTTTGCTAAAGCTGCGACTGCTAAGTTACCTAGGGAAATAATTGCTGGGTACTTGAGTATAAATATCAATGGTTTTAGCCTAGCTGATGTGGCATATAGTTATAAAAAGGCATTTATTTCAGATAAGGCATTAAAACTATTAGCTGATAATGATTTATCAATCCTAAGCAAATATAACCTTGAAGTAGTTCTTATTCCAAGAAAATATGAAATATCAATTTGGGGAGCGGTACTAGTACCTCTTGGCGATAGCTTAGCTATGAGTGTCAAAAACTTTGGTTTATCTTATGAAGCACAAATTATTAAGAGAATTTTTGATATCTTGTTTAGCCTAGTAGTTATTATCTTAACATCACCAATCATGTTGCTAATAGCTGTACTGATTTATTTAGAGGATAGAAACTCACCATTTTTTATCCAAGAGCGAGTTACAAGAAATGCAAAAAGATTTAATCTAATAAAATTCCGTAGTATGAAAGTAAATGCTGAAATACAAACTGGGGCAGTTTGGGCTGTTGATAATGATAACAGAATTACAAAAGTTGGTAAAATAATTCGTCCAATATGGTTAGATGAGTTACCGCAGTTTTTTAATGTTCTAAAAGGTGACATGTCTATAGTAGGACCACGACCAGAGCGACCAGAACTGATAGATAAATTTAGTCAAGAAATTCCAGAGTTTTCTTATAGGACAAAAGTTAAGGCAGGTATTACCGGCTATGCGCAAGTTTTGACAAGTTATGCAACTCTACCAGAAAATAAGTTAAAACTTGATCTTGCCTATATCAGAAGATGGAATTTTGTATTTGATTTACTTATCATTATAGAAACTATGAGAGTTATTGCTATGAAAATTTTGCGACTATTTATAAAAACTAAAGAGCAAACTCAAGCACATTTTGTAGAGAAAAAAGACAAAAACTATATAGAGTATATTTATGAATAAAAAAATCTTAGTAACAGGCGGTACAGGCTATATAGGTAGTCATACAGTGGTAGAACTTCTTGATAGGGATTATCAAGTTGTAGTAGTTGATAATCTTTCAAATAGTAAACTATCTGTAGTAGATAGGCTTAAAAAAATTACAAATAAAGATTTTGATTTTTACCAATTAGATCTTTTAGATAAACCTAAGCTAGCAAAAGTTTTTCAAGAACATGATATTGATGCGGTGATTCATTTTGCTGGCTTTAAAGCTGTAGGTGAGAGTGTTGATAAGCCATTGGAGTATTATCATAACAATATCCAGGGAACACTAAATTTACTTGAGCTAATGCAAGAGTATCAAGTTTATAACTTTGTCTTTAGTTCATCAGCGACCGTATATGGAATGAACAATAAACCACCATTTACAGAGGATATGCCTCTAAGTACAACTAACCCTTACGGTGCAACTAAGCTGATGTTAGAAGATATTTTGCGAGATTTGCAAAATGCTAATAATAATTTCAATATCACATGTCTTAGGTATTTCAATCCTGTAGGAGCTCATAGCAGTGGGATGATAGGCGAGGATCCACAAGGTATACCTAATAATCTCATGCCTTATGTTGCACAAGTAGGTGCTGGTAAATTAGCTAAACTCAGTATCTTTGGTGGTGACTATGAGACTAGAGATGGTACTGGAGTGAGAGACTATATACATGTGGTAGATTTAGCAATAGGACATATATTAGCATTAGAAAAATTATCACAAGATAAACCTAGTTGGCGAGCTTATAACCTTGGTTCTGGAAATGGCTACTCTGTATTAGAGATTGTCAAAGCTTATCAAAAAGCACTAGGTAAAGAGATTCCATATCAGATAGTAGCTAGAAGAGCAGGTGATATTGCAGCGAGTTTTGCTGATGTTGCTAAGGCTAAAAGAGAGCTAGGTTTCGAGACACAAAAGTCTATAGAGGATATTTGTCAAG containing:
- a CDS encoding sugar transferase; its protein translation is MSSIKFNLAFTLKTIELVISVIIVLLSYFIPLHLLHYDTSNFSSFNFMVVFIAATSLLVFLIAEYTNGEKVSKSRNVLKVLLCGLAIAIIITSLAFFLRGFSFPRSLIILGFLLQLVMLSISRNLFRWLIRNTSYSKILIIGLDQEREWLFAKAATAKLPREIIAGYLSININGFSLADVAYSYKKAFISDKALKLLADNDLSILSKYNLEVVLIPRKYEISIWGAVLVPLGDSLAMSVKNFGLSYEAQIIKRIFDILFSLVVIILTSPIMLLIAVLIYLEDRNSPFFIQERVTRNAKRFNLIKFRSMKVNAEIQTGAVWAVDNDNRITKVGKIIRPIWLDELPQFFNVLKGDMSIVGPRPERPELIDKFSQEIPEFSYRTKVKAGITGYAQVLTSYATLPENKLKLDLAYIRRWNFVFDLLIIIETMRVIAMKILRLFIKTKEQTQAHFVEKKDKNYIEYIYE
- a CDS encoding enoyl-ACP reductase FabI, which codes for MGFLAGKKILITGLLSNKSIAYGIAKAMHREGAELAFTYVGQFKDRVEKLCAEFNPAAVLPCDVTSDQEIKDLFVELGKVWDGLDGIVHSIAFAPRDQLEGNFIDCVTREGFSIAHDISAYSFAALAKEGRSMMKNRNASMVALTYIGAEKAMPSYNTMGIAKASLEATVRYTALALGEDGIKVNAVSAGPIKTLAASGISNFKKMLDYNAMVSPLKKNVDIMEVGNTVAFLCSDMATGITGEVVHVDAGYHCVSMGNVL
- the rpe gene encoding ribulose-phosphate 3-epimerase — protein: MKHIQINPSILSADLARLGDDVKAVLAAGADNIHFDVMDNHYVPNLTFGPMVLKALRDYGVTAGMDVHLMVKPVDTLIESFAKAGATSIVFHPEASEHIDRSLQLIKSFGIQAGLALNPATGIDCLKYVESHIDRVLIMSVNPGFGGQKFIPAMLDKAKEVSQWIKSTARDILLEIDGGVNPHNIAEIAACGVNAFVAGSAIFNSDSYKQTIDKMRDELNKI
- a CDS encoding KpsF/GutQ family sugar-phosphate isomerase; its protein translation is MTNHIYNAVETFRLEIETLEKLKNSIDENFEKACEIILKNNRDKGRVIITGMGKSGHIGKKMAATFASTGTPAFFVHPGEAGHGDFGMITKNDVLIAISNSGTSSEIMGLMPMIKYLDIPIIAITSNPKSILARNSDVTLNLHVDKEACPLNLAPTSSTTATLVLGDALAVALLKAKNFSVKDFAFSHPNGALGRKLILKVENIMRKGNEIPIVKPSDNIRKAILEISDKGVGSTLIIENSKLLGIFTDGDLRRMFEAENFNSQRSISEVMTKNPKTISKEEMAITALEKMEKYEITSLAVVDNDYNILGIITMHDLIKLGLR
- the galE gene encoding UDP-glucose 4-epimerase GalE; translation: MNKKILVTGGTGYIGSHTVVELLDRDYQVVVVDNLSNSKLSVVDRLKKITNKDFDFYQLDLLDKPKLAKVFQEHDIDAVIHFAGFKAVGESVDKPLEYYHNNIQGTLNLLELMQEYQVYNFVFSSSATVYGMNNKPPFTEDMPLSTTNPYGATKLMLEDILRDLQNANNNFNITCLRYFNPVGAHSSGMIGEDPQGIPNNLMPYVAQVGAGKLAKLSIFGGDYETRDGTGVRDYIHVVDLAIGHILALEKLSQDKPSWRAYNLGSGNGYSVLEIVKAYQKALGKEIPYQIVARRAGDIAASFADVAKAKRELGFETQKSIEDICQDMLKWQKYTKENNI